ATCATTTTAAGATCCATTTTAGTTTGAAGATGCTGTGATTGTAGTTCTAAGGAAGGTGAGTTTACCAATTAGTAGCTTTAGCTGGAAGGTGGCCAAGAAACCTATGATTGTACTATATGATGGTCCTGGGAATAGATCTAATAGAAAGCCAAGACCATGAAAGTCCTTGGCTCCGTGTATATGTGGCAGTTTAGAAAAGGACATCATCATTCTAGGAACTTGTCACCTCCCAGAGTTTTTTTCAGTTCTTCAGAAGCTAAGGGCCCTTGGCAATGGACAATGGATGGACCCTttttgaaaacaatgaaatagtCAAGGATAGCAGTTTTTCTTAAAGCCAACTATAGAAACATTGTAGcatatttttatagaaatggtGCTTTCCATTCCCATCACAACTTTATTATGTTTAGTATACTAGTTCCTCATAAATATTTCTCTGGCCTCTTTTTAGCTCTTCTGAGCAGCTTTATGCTTCCtttcacttgttcatttattcaatcaacaaatatttattgagcacttactatgtgccaggccctgttctgagtgctgggaatacagcagtaagcaaaacagacaaaccCTCCTGCCTTAATGGAGTTTATATTCTTGGaggtaaagagaaataaataagtgaagtatatattttgttaatataaatattatggaGAAATATAGAGCAGGGGAGGAAGATAAAGGGAGTGTTAGGGGGCAATGGCAAATTTAAATAGAGTGGCTAAGTGAAGTCCTCACTAAGAAGGTGACATGTATGCAAAGACTTGAAGAAGGTAAGAGAACGCGTACAATCGGTATTCCGTATCTGTGgcttctgcatctgcagattaaatcaaccacagatcaaaaatacttgggaaaaacaattccagaaagttctgaaaagcaaaacttgaatttgttgtGTGCCAGAGCCTACTTACATAgtatttataactatttacatagcatctaCATTGGCTTAGGTATTATAAgtgatctagagatgatttaaagtatatgggaggatgtgtgaaggttatatgcaaatattaggccattttatattgtataaaggacttgagtagccacagattttggtatcgcCAGGGTCCTGGAACAAATCCCCCTCGAGTACTGAGATGACTGTGTAATATCAAGGGGACTATCATGGCAGGCAGAGGGAATACCAAGCATGTGGTACTTGGTGTTGGGAAGCCACTGGATGACCCTTAGAAGTGGGACacgatctgacttatgttttaaaaggattattttggctgtgttttgACACTAGACCATAGTGGTACAATAATCTTGGTGCAAGATTGTGTATCTGTTAGAGGTGGTGAGATTTGAGTGGATTCTGAATGTATTTGGATGATAGAATCAATAGAATTTACTGACTGGGATGTGGGGTATAGGTGAGTGGAAGAAGTCAAACTTGACATCAAGGTTTGGGATGTAGGCAAAAGTTTTCAGGGGGAACAGTTTTGGGGAGTAGTAGAGAACAGAAGTTCAGTTTGAGACATAAGtttttttgttatctttttttaaaaattatttatttatcttttggctgtgtcgggtcttagttgtggcatgcaggatctatcGTTGTAGCACATgagctctttgttgtggcatgcaggctcagtagttgtggtgcatgggcttagttgccccgtggcatgtgggatcttagttcactgaccagggatcgaactggtaTACCCTGCATagcaagacggattcttaaccactggaccaccggggaagtcccatgAGACATATTAAGTTTGAAATGTCTATGAGTGATGTTGGAGTAGATGTTTCTGTGAGTGGAAGGTCAGTGCATAGTTATTGGCTGACTGTATAAAACTGGGAGTTgtcattattttcctctttcatttaaaaatatttgcatatttaatGCCTTTGATGACTAGAATAAACTTTGCTATAGTAAGGGTTTGATGTATTGCTGTATACATCTTTATTCTTTGGAGGGGTTTAATCTGTCTTGTAAAATCTAGAATTTACTTTGACTTCTAAGGACACTTAGTCCCAAAGGAAATCTTTTCCTCTAGGGACAGAACAATTTACTTTTAagcaaaatgtgaaaataaaaagtgttgttACTGCCcttaaaaatgtgtatgtgagggcttccctggtggcacagtggttgagagtccgcctgccgatgcagggtccacgggttcgtgccccggtcggggaagatcccacatcccgcggagcggctgggcccgtgagccatggccgctgagcctgcgcgtccggagcttgtgctccgcaacgggagaggccacaacagtgagaggcccgcgtaccgcaaaaaaaaaaaaaaaaatgtgtatgtgaaTGTAAAATGGAACAGTTTGGCTGATCCTCCAAAAGTTAATATGGTTTAATGGTTAAAAATAGTTACATATTGATAGTTTccattatgacccagcaattctattcctacATTAtacactcaagagaaatgaaaacatgttcacacaaaaacttgtacaccactgttcatggcagcattactcataatagccaaaaagtggaaacggcctaaatgtctatcagctgattaatggataaataaatgtggtatatccatgcaatggaatattactcaatcataaaaaggaatgaaatgctgATACATTTTACTACGTggttgaaccttgaaaacactatgctaagtgaaagaagcaagacACGAAAcaccacatattgtatggttccagtTGTTTGAAATGCACAGAATAGGCATGTCCATAGTGACTGAAAGCAGattgattagtggttgccaggggcaggggatAAGGGAAATAGGAAGTGTCTGCTTAATGTGTACTGGGTTtccctttggggtgatgaaaaagttctagaactAGATAATGTtgacggttgcacaacattgtgaatatactaaaaaccactgaattgtacagtttaaaagagtgaattttatggtgtgtgaattatatctcaatttttaaaggaagatacCAGGAAAAAAAGTGTATGTGCGCACCCATATGTACACAAGAACAACTGAAACAACTTACATGGATCTTATTCCTAAAATCAAACTGTTTTCCCAGTAGAAAGTTGATGAAGCAAGAATTACCACACTAAACTTGGTTTAGCTTCGTTTGCTTAAGGAGGCAGCGTTAAGATACTTAGATCATTCAGGTGGAAATCAGGAAGCAGTTTGTGATCCTATTTGGTGGCAAGTCATGGGTGAATCTAAGTGTTTTTAAATACCCAATTTTATGGAGATGACCTAGATAAGCAAAAGAAGCctctattattatcatttatgtGGGTTTCAGAGAGCAGGAACcagtttataaatgtttattaggTCTTAAGTCATTAAAGatggcttaatttttttctccatgcctgtaatttaaaaatatggagaACTCAATTCCCAACAATTTTTTTAGACAACCCACGATGATATTTACcttcttaaaaacattattaCCATCAAAGAGTTGCCTGTTGAGGAAGTACAGGAAAGGATTGTCTTTAACTTTCATGTACCACTTAccctaatgttatttttttattaagacataatttgcataccataaaatttaccccctaattttattatgaatatatatatatatattcctttattagaataaaaatgtcTGGAGAACAGAGGTCCATATTATTTGAGTGGCTTGATAAGTTTTCAGCATTTTAAGGGAAGCATATGAGGACCAGACCAGAACCATAGTGGGAAAAAGAGACACTTATGTAACTGACTCCAGCACCAACCTGAGAGCAATGCTATAGCAACAATTTAAAGGAAGTGCAGGTGGGCACAGAAAAGGGAAATGTTTATTCCAATGGGAAGAAATGATTCATGGAGGAGGATGGAATTTGAGTTGAGCTTTAGAGGATCTCTTAAATGTTGACGAGGAGAGTAAATTACTGACCGAAATAATAGGCTATGCAAAGGCATGTGGATCTGTGGATGGATGTGGTGGGAGAGAAAACAGGAAGGTAAGGTTGAGAGCACCAGATCATGAAGGCCTTGGGtgctattttaagaaatttaggTTTTATTCTGTGGCACTTATTTTAGCTAAAGAGAGGCATAATCAGATGTGTCTGAGATTTGTTGTTGTGAAGAATGTGGTGATAGAGAGTGTTGGCAGAGAGGCAAGTTAGGAAGCATTTAGAGATAAGCAAATGAACTGAGGCAATGGCTTTGAGGTTAGAAAGGGAGGAATGGGACGTTTTGGAGACAGAAATCCATACAACTTGCTGAACAGTTCAGATGTTGAGAGAACATTTGATCACCAGGgatagaaatttaaatattgtGTTTTACTCCATTTCGAATACTCTGATTTATGACAGAGGCAAGATACACCTGTAAAACTAGAAATTAGGTAGATTCAGCAAGTCTTGAATGTATCTTTTCCTTACTATACATAAAAGACTTTAGAAATGTGACTATTTCgtaatcttctttaatttttactgCTTGTCAGCTATTACTCAATTTTCCAATCTTtggatatgttttcatttgtgcATTTGGAAATGGTTGAATAGTCATCATTTTGGCAAAAGAATAGTATTTTTGTTTCCAAATGAAACTGTCTCCCTATGCTGTGCgcttttgtgtttcattttaaacttttgtgtagtggaataataaaaaagagcTGAAGGTAGTATTGGGCATTGCAATATTAAGTATTGTACGCTGTCATTACAGGAAGTCATTGGGCCATCTTGAAATTTCCCCTTTATTACATTTAGTGGTTTATCTTGTAAATTCTAAAGTAACACATGGTAAGCACCTGTAAGAAACAATTAGAAATGTCAAAAGAAGTATGTGCaaagtcatttgtttttttctgtgtaaatttAGTGGAGAATCCAATCCAATAAGACTTTTTTGCACATTTGTTTAATGAAACAACTAATATAAGATTTGGCTCCTCTGATGTTTCTCATCGCTTATTTACAGGCATGATTGGCCATTTTTGTTTGTAATTCCTTTTAATAAAACATGTACAAAGAGGGTGTCATATTAGGACACAGTGATTTTATAAATGGCTGAAAGAAAATACCAGATTTGACAGAACTGACTTCTAAAATATCGCAGTATAAAACTTGCTTTCATGCTTAAAAATCCTAAGTATTAAGTAATGTTTAAAATAACCTATTCAAAAGcaactcaataaaattaaaaaatattttatagacattACAAtataatgaaagtttaaaaatcagaaacaagacactcgctgattttttttttaaagcaagaatgATTTTATTAACTTGATTTCTAAGGTAAACTTACTATTTGAGTCACATTTTTACaaaatcaatttcattttaaaatatctgaaattaaCTTTTGAGTATGAAATATGAGGACATGAAACAAAATCCAAAAGGCACAAAAGAGTATAAAGTGAAAGTTGTCACTCCATCCCTGAACTACTACACTTTCTTCCTTGTATATTATTCTAgagatatttttcattctttatttttaaaatcctgaatcAAGGCTTTGCCTGCCTACACCTGGTGGATGAATTgctgcaaaagaaataaataatagctgTAGGCTCAAAACAACCTGACGAAATAGGCAGCCCTGTTCTTCTCATAAGTGTGGTTTCTAGATTCATTGTCTCTTTTTATTAAAGAGTGTGCTTTCCTAGCTTCCCCTCCACTTAAGGCAAAGGTATGGAAAGTGGGAGGTGGTTAATTGTAATCATCTTTCACTCATATTTTACCCTAGGCAATGACAAGTAACTTTTATGAAATGATATGTGCTAACAAAGCAAATTCCAGCTGAGAAGTGCTCCCATGCAAAAACATTCTCTAGTACCTAAGGAAAAGAATGGTCAGCCTTTCCCATCTTTGTGCATCTACCCTGTTATGCCAGCTGGACTGGACTGCTTCTAAaactttacttttagttttttagtaCTTGGCATTATTTTGTTGACTCTGCCTTTGGCTGTCCACCAAGTCATAAGATTTTCTCCCAAGCCTTGGGATTACCTGACTCTAAACTTTCTGATACTGGACTTTGGTTTCTTTTCGTCTTTAGATGGTATTTAATAGAATGTCATTCTTATGCAGATACTGTAAATAATAGTTTCATATTTGTGCTGTGTGTGGAAGggtccttttaaaaagttttccaatgtatttttaaatttttgtactgGTTATCTTTTACTGGTCATTGTTCTCAATTAGGGTATGAAAAGATTCAGCAGTGATCAGGTTCCTCAAGGAGGAGTGTCGGGCAAAGGTCATGGTCAGTGTGTCCTCAGCAGTGGGCCTTCTTCAGTGGTATTTGCAGAGCTGCTCATGTTTGAGTTCCTTCTAAGAAAGGCAGTAGTTGAAAAGCACCTAAGCTGCCAGTACTGTAGAAACCCCAGCAGTGTTAACTTTCTTCACGTTGACATACCTGTTGTCATACCACTGGTAACCTCTTTGGAACACTCCAGCAATGCCCTTAGGGGCAGAATCCTGCCTCAGCATCCAACTTGGCAGCTCCCCTATTTTAACATCCATGAGTTTCTTTTTCACTGGTGCAACtgatgccatctttttttttttttttttttttgcggtacacgggcctctcactgttgtggcctctcccgttgcagagcacaggctctggacgcgcaggctcagcggccatggctcacaggcctagccgctctgcggcatgcgggatcttcccggaccagggcacaaacccgtgtcccctgcatcggcaggtggcctctcaaccactgcgccaccagggaagcccctgatgccATCTTGGAATCCTGGGTGTGTGCCAATACTTTTTATTGtgctaaaatacacataatataaaatttaccattttaaccatttttaagtgtacagttcagtggtattaaatacttTCATAATGTTGGGTAAACATCACCAACATCaatttccagaactcttttcatcttgtaacaCTGAAATTTTATACCCATTCAACAATAACTTCCCATTCCCCCTCCTGTATTCCTGGATCAGAAAAATTAAGATCAAGATTTTGGGTGATACAAAATCTGTTATTCCTGTTCCTAATCAAGATGTAATTTGAAACCCTCTATACAGGTCTGTATTATGCAACAAAGATTATGATTGACATTCAAGACCCAGGAATTGAGACAAGGGACACAGAACCTATGGCCTTTGATACATATTTCAAAGTGAAGAATTTAGCTGCATTATAATTGGAAGAGACCTCACCCTTCAGCTGTGCAAATTATATGTTGGTGGATGGGAGAGGGGGTGATAATTATGGGAGaggcagggatcagcaaactggTGCTAGCTGATCTGCTAGCTCTGCCCCCAGGAcccaataaaaaggaattttcccCAGTAATAGAAATTGGGGTTCCACAGGTTTGTAGGTTTCATTGGATGCTAAAATTCTGCCTTTGTTGAATCATTCAGACTTTCTATTATGAGCAGAAGTGGGAATTCTCTGTAAACTTTATCATTTGGAGAGGCAAAATTTGGGAGAGTAAAGAGGAGGATGAAATCTAGACTCATAGAATTTTGGAAATCCTCACCTCATTTTTATGGGCGAAGGACTTCGTTTGATTGAGTGAAATGACATGTTCAGAGTGGCTGATGTAGACTCACAACTGTGATTCCTGACTCTCAGTCTAGTGCTTTTTCTACTTTATCACATTACCAGCCATCTTAACCCATTCATGCAATTCTGGGGTGAGGGAGTTCACCAGAATTCCACTTGACCTTCCTTAGAGCAGGGTTTAGGCAGGATGGGAGACCTTTATCTCTTAGGGATTTGAAGCTGCTTTTCAAGAAATAGTTGGtacctttctttgttttaatctttcattGAATTAGGGATTGTATTGTAAAGaagtttttcttctaaaaatctgGACCATGTCGTGAACTTTCTTGTTATCTTGACAAAAAGCTATGCTGATCTTCTATATATTGTTCCAGTTTAAGCATACTCACCACTGAAGCAAGTCATGTACATGGTAAGTGTTACTGACATGTTTAGGAACATTATATTGAAAATTCAAACTAGATGTATTTGgctgccttgatttttttttttctttctttctggaaaagaACATATTTAAATGAGAAACAGTTCCACCCtctgatgaaaagaaaaagttttaggTCATTTGTTTCAGTAAAATAGATGATAGAATTTATGGCCccaattttccattattttcaacTAAGTGTCCCATTACATaaggcacagcaaaggaagaaaTTGGTCATAGAAATGTTAATGTTTTAGTATAATTTTGTGATTAAACTCAGTTATCAAATAAGATTTTTAGCTATCATATGTTGGATCATACCAAGGACTTTGAATGGAATCTATCAgatatttttttcagtgttt
This window of the Orcinus orca chromosome 14, mOrcOrc1.1, whole genome shotgun sequence genome carries:
- the LOC101274320 gene encoding LOW QUALITY PROTEIN: ATP synthase subunit f, mitochondrial-like (The sequence of the model RefSeq protein was modified relative to this genomic sequence to represent the inferred CDS: substituted 2 bases at 2 genomic stop codons); translation: MASVAPVKKKLMDVKIGELPSWMLRQDSAPKGIAGVFQRGYQWYDNRYVNVKKVNTAGVSTVLAAXVLFNYCLSXKELKHEQLCKYH